A region from the Lutra lutra chromosome 1, mLutLut1.2, whole genome shotgun sequence genome encodes:
- the LOC125106459 gene encoding olfactory receptor 10T2-like translates to MDGAPEKQQENATWLVTEFVLVGFSNLPHLRYTLFGLFFLTYLVTLSGNITIIIIIQVDRTLHTPMYRFLAVLFLRDLLHVAKCFLLTLMGYDRYVAICHPLRYSVIMRPTVCLRLGALVFCSGFSVASIETSMIFSSPFCSSNRVEHFFCDIAPVLKLSCSESAGKALAIFFLSVLVVLVSFLLVLLSYAFIVAAIVRIPSAAGRRKAFSTRVAHLTVVIVHFGCASIIYLRPESGARPEQDRLVAVFYTVVTPLLNPVVYTLRNKEVRVALRRTLGRSRGVFQ, encoded by the exons GCTCctgagaagcagcaggaaaatgCCACCTGGCTGGTGACCGAGTTTGTGCTGGTGGGTTTCTCCAACCTCCCACACCTGAGGTACACCCTCTTCGGACTCTTCTTCCTCACATACCTGGTCACCCTCAGTGgcaacatcaccatcatcatcatcatccaggTGGATCGGACCCTTCACACTCCCATGTACCGCTTCCTGGCGGTGCTGTTCCTCCGAGACCTCCTACACGTTG CCAAGTGCTTCCTCCTTACCCTGATGGGCTATGACCGCTACGTGGCCATCTGCCACCCCCTGCGGTACTCGGTGATCATGAGACCCACAGTGTGTCTCCGCCTGGGAGCCCTGGTTTTCTGCTCCGGCTTCTCGGTGGCCTCGATTGAGACCAGCATGATCTTCTCCTCGCCCTTCTGCAGCAGCAACCGCGTGGAGCACTTCTTCTGTGACATCGCACCAGTCCTGAAGCTCAGCTGCTCCGAGAGCGCCGGCAAAGCGCTGGCCATCTTCTTCCTGAGCGTCCTCGTGGTGCTGGTCTCcttcctcctcgtcctcctctcCTACGCCTTCATCGTGGCCGCCATCGTGAGGATCCCCTCCGCCGCCGGCCGGCGCAAGGCCTTCTCCACCCGCGTGGCCCACCTCACCGTGGTCATTGTGCATTTTGGCTGCGCCTCCATCATCTACCTGAGGCCCGAGTCCGGGGCCAGGCCTGAGCAGGACCGCCTGGTGGCTGTGTTCTACACCGTGGTGACGCCGCTGCTGAACCCCGTGGTGTACACATTGCGCAACAAGGAGGTGCGGGTGGCTCTGAGGAGGACCCTGGGGCGGAGCCGCGGGGTTTTTCAATAA
- the ILVBL gene encoding 2-hydroxyacyl-CoA lyase 2 isoform X3, which translates to METLAAAAPAGNFFPSFLFLACGTLVAALLGAAHRLGLFYQLMHKVDKASIQHGGENVAAVLRAHGVRFLFTLVGGHISPLLVACEKMGIRVVDTRHEVTAVFAADAVARLTGTVGVAAVTAGPGLTNTVTAMKNAQIAQSPVLLLGGAASTLLQNRGALQAIDQMSLFRPLCKFCASVRRVRDLVPTLRAAIAAAQSGTPGRWGVLGSGQALRLGSREAWQAQYPPCPSAGPVFVELPIDVLYPYYMVQKEMVPAKPPKGFMGRVVSWYLENHLANLFAGAWEPRPEGPLPLDIPQASPQQVQHCMEILSRAKRPLIVLGSQALLPPIPADRLRAAVETLGIPCFLGGMARGLLGRNHPLHIRQNRSAALKKADVVLLAGAVCDFRLSYGRVLSRSSKIIIVNRNRKEMLLNSDMFWKPQEAVQGDVASFVLKLVEGLKGQTWASDWTEELRQADRQKEQAFREKGLMPVARHLNPVRVLQLVEETLPDNSILVVDGGDFVGTAAHLVQPRGPLCWLDPGAFGTLGVGAGFALGAKLCRPDAEVWCLFGDGAFGYSLIEFDTFVRHKVTELP; encoded by the exons ATGGAGACCCTCGCGGCCGCCGCCCCTGCCGGGAACTTCTTCCCCTCATTCCTGTTCTTGGCCTGCGGGACGCTAGTGGCCGCTCTGCTGGGAGCCGCGCACCGCTTGGGGCTCTTCTACCAGTTGATGCACAAG GTGGACAAGGCAAGCATTCAGCATGGCGGGGAGAATGTGGCAGCTGTGCTGAGGGCCCATGGCGTGCGGTTCCTCTTCACACTGGTCGGTGGGCACATTTCCCCACTGCTGGTGGCCTGTGAGAAGATGGGCATCCGTGTGGTGGACACACGCCACGAAGTCACAGCCGTCTTCGCTGCCGATGCCGTGGCCCGCCTGACTG GGACGGTGGGTGTGGCTGCAGTGACAGCAGGCCCGGGCCTCACCAACACGGTGACTGCAATGAAGAATGCCCAGATAGCTCAGTCCCCAGTCCTGCTTCTGGGTGGGGCTGCCAGCACGCTCCTGCAG AACCGGGGTGCACTCCAGGCCATTGATCAGATGTCCCTGTTTAGGCCACTGTGCAAGTTTTGTGCTTCCGTGCGGAGGGTGCGAGACCTTGTGCCCACTCTGAGGGCTGCGATAGCTGCTGCCCAGTCGGGCACCCCAGGTAGGTGGGGGGTGCTGGGCAGTGGTCAGGCCCTAAGGCTTGGGTCTAGGGAGGCATGGCAGGCTCAGtatcctccctgcccctctgcaggCCCAGTGTTTGTGGAGCTGCCCATCGATGTGCTGTACCCCTACTACATGGTTCAGAAGGAGATGGTGCCAGCCAAGCCGCCCAAGGGCTTCATGGGTCGAGTGGTCTCCTG GTACTTAGAGAATCACCTGGCCAACCTCTTTGCAGGAGCTTGGGAGCCTCGGCCTGAGGGCCCTCTGCCTCTGGACATTCCCCAGGCATCCCCCCAGCAG GTTCAGCACTGTATGGAAATCTTGAGCCGAGCCAAAAGGCCCCTTATTGTGCTGGGAAGCCAGGCTCTGCTGCCCCCGATACCTGCTGATAGACTTCG GGCTGCTGTGGAGACCCTTGGCATCCCTTGCTTCCTGGGAGGGATGGCACGAGGACTGCTGGGCCGCAACCACCCCCTCCATATCCGGCAGAACCGTAGTGCTGCCCTGAAGAAAGCAGATGTTGTCCTTCTGGCAG GAGCCGTGTGTGACTTCCGCCTGTCTTATGGCCGTGTCCTTAGCCGCAGCAGCAAGATCATCATTGTCAACCGTAACCGGAAAGAGATGTTGCTTAACTCAGACATGTTCTGGAAGCCCCAGGAAGCTGTGCAGG GAGACGTGGCCTCCTTTGTGTTGAAGCTGGTGGAGGGCCTTAAGGGCCAGACGTGGGCCTCAGACTGGACAGAGGAGCTTCGGCAAGCTGACCGGCAGAAGGAGCAGGCCTTTCG GGAGAAGGGGTTGATGCCTGTAGCCCGGCACCTGAACCCAGTGCGGGTACTGCAGCTGGTGGAAGAAACTCTGCCTGACAACTCGATTTTGGTGGTCGACGGTGGGGACTTTGTGGGCACTGCTGCCCACCTGGTGCAGCCCCGTGGACCCCTGTGCTGGCTTGATCCTG GGGCCTTTGGGACTCTGGGCGTTGGTGCAGGATTTGCACTTGGGGCCAAATTGTGCCGGCCGGATGCCGAG GTGTGGTGCCTGTTTGGAGATGGAGCGTTTGGTTATAGCCTCATTGAATTTGATACCTTCGTCAGGCACAAGGTGACCGAGCTGCCCTGA
- the ILVBL gene encoding 2-hydroxyacyl-CoA lyase 2 isoform X2 produces METLAAAAPAGNFFPSFLFLACGTLVAALLGAAHRLGLFYQLMHKVDKASIQHGGENVAAVLRAHGVRFLFTLVGGHISPLLVACEKMGIRVVDTRHEVTAVFAADAVARLTGTVGVAAVTAGPGLTNTVTAMKNAQIAQSPVLLLGGAASTLLQNRGALQAIDQMSLFRPLCKFCASVRRVRDLVPTLRAAIAAAQSGTPGPVFVELPIDVLYPYYMVQKEMVPAKPPKGFMGRVVSWYLENHLANLFAGAWEPRPEGPLPLDIPQASPQQVQHCMEILSRAKRPLIVLGSQALLPPIPADRLRAAVETLGIPCFLGGMARGLLGRNHPLHIRQNRSAALKKADVVLLAGAVCDFRLSYGRVLSRSSKIIIVNRNRKEMLLNSDMFWKPQEAVQGDVASFVLKLVEGLKGQTWASDWTEELRQADRQKEQAFREKGLMPVARHLNPVRVLQLVEETLPDNSILVVDGGDFVGTAAHLVQPRGPLCWLDPGAFGTLGVGAGFALGAKLCRPDAEVWCLFGDGAFGYSLIEFDTFVRHKIPVIALIGNDAGWTQISREQVPSLGSNVACGLAYTDYHKAAIGLGAQGLLLSREKEDQVVEVLHDAQKQCRDGHPVVVNILIGRTDFRDGSIAV; encoded by the exons ATGGAGACCCTCGCGGCCGCCGCCCCTGCCGGGAACTTCTTCCCCTCATTCCTGTTCTTGGCCTGCGGGACGCTAGTGGCCGCTCTGCTGGGAGCCGCGCACCGCTTGGGGCTCTTCTACCAGTTGATGCACAAG GTGGACAAGGCAAGCATTCAGCATGGCGGGGAGAATGTGGCAGCTGTGCTGAGGGCCCATGGCGTGCGGTTCCTCTTCACACTGGTCGGTGGGCACATTTCCCCACTGCTGGTGGCCTGTGAGAAGATGGGCATCCGTGTGGTGGACACACGCCACGAAGTCACAGCCGTCTTCGCTGCCGATGCCGTGGCCCGCCTGACTG GGACGGTGGGTGTGGCTGCAGTGACAGCAGGCCCGGGCCTCACCAACACGGTGACTGCAATGAAGAATGCCCAGATAGCTCAGTCCCCAGTCCTGCTTCTGGGTGGGGCTGCCAGCACGCTCCTGCAG AACCGGGGTGCACTCCAGGCCATTGATCAGATGTCCCTGTTTAGGCCACTGTGCAAGTTTTGTGCTTCCGTGCGGAGGGTGCGAGACCTTGTGCCCACTCTGAGGGCTGCGATAGCTGCTGCCCAGTCGGGCACCCCAG gCCCAGTGTTTGTGGAGCTGCCCATCGATGTGCTGTACCCCTACTACATGGTTCAGAAGGAGATGGTGCCAGCCAAGCCGCCCAAGGGCTTCATGGGTCGAGTGGTCTCCTG GTACTTAGAGAATCACCTGGCCAACCTCTTTGCAGGAGCTTGGGAGCCTCGGCCTGAGGGCCCTCTGCCTCTGGACATTCCCCAGGCATCCCCCCAGCAG GTTCAGCACTGTATGGAAATCTTGAGCCGAGCCAAAAGGCCCCTTATTGTGCTGGGAAGCCAGGCTCTGCTGCCCCCGATACCTGCTGATAGACTTCG GGCTGCTGTGGAGACCCTTGGCATCCCTTGCTTCCTGGGAGGGATGGCACGAGGACTGCTGGGCCGCAACCACCCCCTCCATATCCGGCAGAACCGTAGTGCTGCCCTGAAGAAAGCAGATGTTGTCCTTCTGGCAG GAGCCGTGTGTGACTTCCGCCTGTCTTATGGCCGTGTCCTTAGCCGCAGCAGCAAGATCATCATTGTCAACCGTAACCGGAAAGAGATGTTGCTTAACTCAGACATGTTCTGGAAGCCCCAGGAAGCTGTGCAGG GAGACGTGGCCTCCTTTGTGTTGAAGCTGGTGGAGGGCCTTAAGGGCCAGACGTGGGCCTCAGACTGGACAGAGGAGCTTCGGCAAGCTGACCGGCAGAAGGAGCAGGCCTTTCG GGAGAAGGGGTTGATGCCTGTAGCCCGGCACCTGAACCCAGTGCGGGTACTGCAGCTGGTGGAAGAAACTCTGCCTGACAACTCGATTTTGGTGGTCGACGGTGGGGACTTTGTGGGCACTGCTGCCCACCTGGTGCAGCCCCGTGGACCCCTGTGCTGGCTTGATCCTG GGGCCTTTGGGACTCTGGGCGTTGGTGCAGGATTTGCACTTGGGGCCAAATTGTGCCGGCCGGATGCCGAG GTGTGGTGCCTGTTTGGAGATGGAGCGTTTGGTTATAGCCTCATTGAATTTGATACCTTCGTCAGGCACAAG ATCCCAGTGATTGCTTTGATCGGGAATGATGCTGGCTGGACCCAGATTTCTCGGGAGCAGGTGCCCTCTCTGGGCAGCAATGTGGCCTGTGGCCTGGCTTACACTG ATTATCACAAGGCAGCCATAGGACTTGGCGCCCAGGGCTTGCTGCTCTCACGGGAGAAAGAAGATCAGGTGGTCGAGGTGCTTCATGATGCTCAGAAGCAGTGCCGAGATGGCCACCCGGTTGTGGTCAACATCCTTATTGGGAGGACAGACTTCCGAGATGGCTCCATTGCTGTGTAG
- the ILVBL gene encoding 2-hydroxyacyl-CoA lyase 2 isoform X1, with protein METLAAAAPAGNFFPSFLFLACGTLVAALLGAAHRLGLFYQLMHKVDKASIQHGGENVAAVLRAHGVRFLFTLVGGHISPLLVACEKMGIRVVDTRHEVTAVFAADAVARLTGTVGVAAVTAGPGLTNTVTAMKNAQIAQSPVLLLGGAASTLLQNRGALQAIDQMSLFRPLCKFCASVRRVRDLVPTLRAAIAAAQSGTPGRWGVLGSGQALRLGSREAWQAQYPPCPSAGPVFVELPIDVLYPYYMVQKEMVPAKPPKGFMGRVVSWYLENHLANLFAGAWEPRPEGPLPLDIPQASPQQVQHCMEILSRAKRPLIVLGSQALLPPIPADRLRAAVETLGIPCFLGGMARGLLGRNHPLHIRQNRSAALKKADVVLLAGAVCDFRLSYGRVLSRSSKIIIVNRNRKEMLLNSDMFWKPQEAVQGDVASFVLKLVEGLKGQTWASDWTEELRQADRQKEQAFREKGLMPVARHLNPVRVLQLVEETLPDNSILVVDGGDFVGTAAHLVQPRGPLCWLDPGAFGTLGVGAGFALGAKLCRPDAEVWCLFGDGAFGYSLIEFDTFVRHKIPVIALIGNDAGWTQISREQVPSLGSNVACGLAYTDYHKAAIGLGAQGLLLSREKEDQVVEVLHDAQKQCRDGHPVVVNILIGRTDFRDGSIAV; from the exons ATGGAGACCCTCGCGGCCGCCGCCCCTGCCGGGAACTTCTTCCCCTCATTCCTGTTCTTGGCCTGCGGGACGCTAGTGGCCGCTCTGCTGGGAGCCGCGCACCGCTTGGGGCTCTTCTACCAGTTGATGCACAAG GTGGACAAGGCAAGCATTCAGCATGGCGGGGAGAATGTGGCAGCTGTGCTGAGGGCCCATGGCGTGCGGTTCCTCTTCACACTGGTCGGTGGGCACATTTCCCCACTGCTGGTGGCCTGTGAGAAGATGGGCATCCGTGTGGTGGACACACGCCACGAAGTCACAGCCGTCTTCGCTGCCGATGCCGTGGCCCGCCTGACTG GGACGGTGGGTGTGGCTGCAGTGACAGCAGGCCCGGGCCTCACCAACACGGTGACTGCAATGAAGAATGCCCAGATAGCTCAGTCCCCAGTCCTGCTTCTGGGTGGGGCTGCCAGCACGCTCCTGCAG AACCGGGGTGCACTCCAGGCCATTGATCAGATGTCCCTGTTTAGGCCACTGTGCAAGTTTTGTGCTTCCGTGCGGAGGGTGCGAGACCTTGTGCCCACTCTGAGGGCTGCGATAGCTGCTGCCCAGTCGGGCACCCCAGGTAGGTGGGGGGTGCTGGGCAGTGGTCAGGCCCTAAGGCTTGGGTCTAGGGAGGCATGGCAGGCTCAGtatcctccctgcccctctgcaggCCCAGTGTTTGTGGAGCTGCCCATCGATGTGCTGTACCCCTACTACATGGTTCAGAAGGAGATGGTGCCAGCCAAGCCGCCCAAGGGCTTCATGGGTCGAGTGGTCTCCTG GTACTTAGAGAATCACCTGGCCAACCTCTTTGCAGGAGCTTGGGAGCCTCGGCCTGAGGGCCCTCTGCCTCTGGACATTCCCCAGGCATCCCCCCAGCAG GTTCAGCACTGTATGGAAATCTTGAGCCGAGCCAAAAGGCCCCTTATTGTGCTGGGAAGCCAGGCTCTGCTGCCCCCGATACCTGCTGATAGACTTCG GGCTGCTGTGGAGACCCTTGGCATCCCTTGCTTCCTGGGAGGGATGGCACGAGGACTGCTGGGCCGCAACCACCCCCTCCATATCCGGCAGAACCGTAGTGCTGCCCTGAAGAAAGCAGATGTTGTCCTTCTGGCAG GAGCCGTGTGTGACTTCCGCCTGTCTTATGGCCGTGTCCTTAGCCGCAGCAGCAAGATCATCATTGTCAACCGTAACCGGAAAGAGATGTTGCTTAACTCAGACATGTTCTGGAAGCCCCAGGAAGCTGTGCAGG GAGACGTGGCCTCCTTTGTGTTGAAGCTGGTGGAGGGCCTTAAGGGCCAGACGTGGGCCTCAGACTGGACAGAGGAGCTTCGGCAAGCTGACCGGCAGAAGGAGCAGGCCTTTCG GGAGAAGGGGTTGATGCCTGTAGCCCGGCACCTGAACCCAGTGCGGGTACTGCAGCTGGTGGAAGAAACTCTGCCTGACAACTCGATTTTGGTGGTCGACGGTGGGGACTTTGTGGGCACTGCTGCCCACCTGGTGCAGCCCCGTGGACCCCTGTGCTGGCTTGATCCTG GGGCCTTTGGGACTCTGGGCGTTGGTGCAGGATTTGCACTTGGGGCCAAATTGTGCCGGCCGGATGCCGAG GTGTGGTGCCTGTTTGGAGATGGAGCGTTTGGTTATAGCCTCATTGAATTTGATACCTTCGTCAGGCACAAG ATCCCAGTGATTGCTTTGATCGGGAATGATGCTGGCTGGACCCAGATTTCTCGGGAGCAGGTGCCCTCTCTGGGCAGCAATGTGGCCTGTGGCCTGGCTTACACTG ATTATCACAAGGCAGCCATAGGACTTGGCGCCCAGGGCTTGCTGCTCTCACGGGAGAAAGAAGATCAGGTGGTCGAGGTGCTTCATGATGCTCAGAAGCAGTGCCGAGATGGCCACCCGGTTGTGGTCAACATCCTTATTGGGAGGACAGACTTCCGAGATGGCTCCATTGCTGTGTAG